A DNA window from Methanocella sp. contains the following coding sequences:
- a CDS encoding site-specific DNA-methyltransferase: SVWSFGSESAKKIGHPAPYPVELPSRCIKLYTFEGDVVLDPFIGSGTTAVAAKMLNRHYVGYEVDKEYVELAGRRLKSRPYKIERK, encoded by the coding sequence GAGCGTCTGGTCCTTTGGCTCGGAGTCGGCGAAAAAAATCGGCCATCCTGCGCCCTACCCGGTCGAGCTACCATCCCGCTGCATCAAGCTCTACACCTTTGAAGGCGACGTCGTCCTGGACCCGTTCATCGGCAGCGGCACCACCGCCGTGGCCGCAAAAATGCTAAACCGCCACTATGTCGGTTATGAAGTTGATAAAGAATATGTGGAGCTGGCCGGGCGCCGGCTTAAAAGCCGCCCCTATAAAATCGAAAGAAAGTAA